The proteins below come from a single Chitinophaga pinensis DSM 2588 genomic window:
- a CDS encoding class I SAM-dependent methyltransferase, with the protein MANEMEKPEFWEKSFTEKQEMWGFEPSKSAVLTNDFFLGHSVKNMLIPGIGYGRNAQIFRDNGISVTGIEISKTAIELARKHYGPEMTIYHGSVTEMPFDKVLYDGIFCYGLIHLLDSDDRAKLIRDCYNQLTENGYMVFTAITKEAHTYGQGTFISKDRYEMFGGVRMFFYDRESIQEEFGNAGLFEVTEITENYPFYLIKCSKNDQQVV; encoded by the coding sequence ATGGCAAACGAAATGGAAAAACCTGAATTTTGGGAGAAAAGCTTCACTGAGAAGCAGGAAATGTGGGGCTTTGAACCTTCAAAATCTGCGGTATTAACCAATGATTTCTTTCTCGGACATTCGGTAAAAAACATGCTCATTCCCGGCATTGGCTACGGACGAAATGCACAAATTTTCAGAGACAACGGCATCTCAGTTACAGGAATCGAAATATCAAAAACAGCCATCGAACTGGCAAGAAAGCATTATGGTCCGGAGATGACTATTTACCACGGTTCTGTTACAGAGATGCCCTTTGATAAAGTTTTATATGATGGTATATTCTGTTATGGACTGATTCATTTGCTGGACAGTGACGACAGAGCAAAACTGATCCGGGATTGTTATAACCAGCTTACAGAGAATGGATATATGGTGTTCACCGCCATCACCAAAGAAGCCCATACTTACGGCCAGGGTACTTTCATTAGCAAAGATCGTTATGAAATGTTTGGTGGTGTCAGGATGTTCTTTTATGATCGGGAGTCTATCCAGGAGGAATTTGGTAATGCCGGATTATTTGAAGTCACAGAGATAACTGAAAATTATCCGTTTTATTTGATCAAATGCAGCAAGAATGATCAGCAGGTTGTATAA
- a CDS encoding response regulator transcription factor codes for MKKIKLLLVEDEIVLAGVVKETLEANGFQISHAENGQQGWEQYLSFRPELCVVDIMMPRKDGLSLVKDIRSVDEQTPIIFLTAKSETQDVIKGLQTGADDYIKKPFSIEELILRIKTLLKRTQPLLTPSNGSNGIYCMGAYIFDYNRQELRHEKEQIRLSLREADILKMLAEKPNVTTHRKNILLDLWGDDNFFNARNMDVYISKIRKYLQHDSSVQLINVRGLGYKLVF; via the coding sequence ATGAAAAAGATTAAACTACTGCTGGTCGAAGATGAAATAGTGCTGGCTGGCGTAGTCAAAGAAACCCTGGAAGCAAACGGATTTCAGATCAGTCATGCCGAAAATGGTCAGCAGGGATGGGAACAATACCTGTCCTTCCGCCCTGAACTTTGCGTTGTAGATATCATGATGCCCCGGAAAGACGGATTATCGCTGGTAAAGGACATCCGCAGTGTGGATGAACAAACGCCTATCATTTTCCTCACGGCTAAAAGTGAAACCCAGGACGTTATTAAAGGCTTGCAAACGGGTGCGGATGACTATATAAAAAAACCTTTCAGTATTGAGGAACTGATACTGCGTATTAAAACCCTGCTGAAACGCACACAACCACTGCTTACGCCTTCCAACGGCAGTAATGGTATCTATTGCATGGGCGCCTATATCTTCGATTATAACCGCCAGGAACTACGGCATGAAAAAGAGCAGATCCGCTTATCCCTGCGGGAAGCAGATATACTGAAAATGCTGGCTGAAAAGCCCAATGTCACCACACACCGTAAAAACATCCTGCTGGATCTATGGGGAGATGACAATTTCTTCAATGCCCGTAACATGGACGTCTATATCAGCAAGATCCGGAAATACCTGCAACACGATTCTTCAGTTCAACTGATCAATGTCAGGGGGCTGGGATATAAACTCGTCTTTTAG
- a CDS encoding outer membrane beta-barrel protein → MRNFTAILIPFLALSAQLTAQTKPATPADTSIKSKTLKEVVVESRPPVRMKGDTVEYNASQFKTKENAVVEDLLKKLPGVKVDQGGNITAQGETVGKILVDGKEFFGNDPAIATKNLPADMVDKIQVLDKMSDQEEFTGIDDGNKTKTINIVTKKDRKKGYFGNLSAGIGPDGKYEGGVNVNSFSGEQQFSVLFKANNVNKSGFSASELVRMLGANPELFNSLPSSAIAELSKMKGIHITSDDPAEKVQLARPTGLNNTQYGGVNYNNDWSDRLKLRSSYFYNRFTSANNYMYDRHYQLPDTAYNYLQQGRSLQENNNHRVNGSFDIKLDKYNSLKISPVFNSNTADLNSNRSYRSTSADGKQLLNEGTQQLNTHTTNNSISGDILYRHRFQKPGRTLSLTVTPQYLKLDNSSLNISQNHYLNLHQEDSINQQLTGHSESYSLNNNLVYTEQLSRHTALRLTEQFNVTKGDYEQIARNYNHADGNYNVTDSRYSDIYNNAITRNVADVSVAGNYKKLTYTAGLSLENSIQQANSAYRNYQLKDHYNTLLPHLYARYRFSRSRQLMLRYASQASLPGISQLRPIEDISDPLYTRKGNTQLRQAVNHALTIGYLSNNMYRRTFSNVQLRLSTIRQQFTDAYTIDSTGRQLIMPTNANGYYNGSLHGEYSFPVIANGSTLTLGTEVAYNQYPSYFNAISDMIRQWTITPDFDFSYYPVNALVINLRGNATWNNRHSEVNKAAGQQYWFFQYSLDFLVSLPWKMNAEAGLECYTTTGLNQSFNNTVSLLNMALTKDIGKTYALHIEARDLLNQNNSYSRIAKNGYIEDRQNIVLGRYYMISLICKIKKFKK, encoded by the coding sequence ATGCGAAACTTTACCGCCATTCTGATTCCTTTTCTTGCTTTGTCTGCGCAGCTAACTGCACAGACAAAGCCTGCTACGCCCGCCGATACCAGCATCAAATCCAAAACATTAAAAGAAGTAGTGGTAGAAAGCCGTCCTCCTGTACGGATGAAAGGAGATACCGTAGAATACAATGCTTCACAGTTCAAAACAAAAGAAAACGCGGTTGTCGAAGATCTGCTGAAAAAGCTGCCTGGCGTGAAAGTAGACCAGGGTGGTAACATTACTGCGCAAGGGGAAACTGTCGGCAAGATACTGGTAGACGGAAAGGAATTCTTTGGTAATGATCCTGCTATTGCGACTAAGAATCTGCCTGCTGATATGGTTGATAAAATACAGGTTTTAGATAAAATGAGCGATCAGGAGGAGTTCACTGGTATAGACGATGGCAACAAAACAAAGACGATCAATATCGTAACAAAGAAGGACCGGAAGAAAGGCTATTTCGGTAATCTGTCTGCTGGTATTGGCCCTGACGGCAAATATGAGGGCGGCGTCAATGTGAACAGCTTCTCTGGTGAGCAGCAGTTCTCCGTATTATTCAAAGCCAATAACGTCAACAAATCAGGTTTCTCCGCATCAGAACTTGTCAGGATGCTGGGCGCCAATCCGGAGTTATTTAACAGCCTGCCTTCTTCCGCTATCGCCGAACTGAGTAAAATGAAAGGCATCCATATCACCAGTGATGATCCCGCCGAAAAAGTACAGCTGGCAAGACCTACCGGGTTGAATAACACACAGTATGGCGGCGTCAATTACAATAATGACTGGTCTGACAGACTAAAACTGCGAAGCAGCTATTTCTATAATCGTTTTACATCTGCGAATAATTACATGTACGACCGGCATTATCAGTTACCTGATACTGCCTATAACTATCTGCAGCAGGGAAGATCGCTCCAGGAGAATAACAACCACCGGGTGAATGGTTCTTTCGATATAAAACTGGATAAATACAATTCCCTGAAGATCTCGCCTGTATTTAACAGCAACACGGCTGATCTCAACAGTAACCGTAGCTACCGGTCTACAAGTGCTGATGGTAAACAATTACTGAATGAAGGTACCCAGCAACTCAATACGCATACTACTAACAACAGCATTTCAGGAGATATCTTATACCGTCATCGCTTTCAGAAACCGGGGCGTACCTTATCACTAACTGTAACACCGCAATACCTGAAATTGGACAATAGCAGTCTGAATATCTCGCAGAACCATTACCTTAATCTACATCAGGAAGACAGTATCAATCAGCAGCTTACAGGGCATTCAGAGAGCTACTCGCTGAATAACAATCTTGTCTACACGGAACAGCTTTCCAGGCATACTGCCCTTAGACTCACCGAACAATTCAATGTTACAAAAGGGGATTATGAACAAATAGCACGCAATTATAATCATGCAGATGGTAATTACAATGTAACCGATTCCCGCTACAGCGATATATACAACAACGCCATTACCAGGAATGTGGCAGATGTATCTGTTGCAGGGAATTATAAGAAATTAACCTATACCGCAGGACTTAGTCTTGAGAACAGTATACAGCAGGCTAACTCCGCTTACAGAAACTATCAGCTGAAAGATCATTACAACACCCTGTTGCCTCACTTGTATGCCCGTTATCGTTTTTCCCGTTCCAGACAACTGATGCTGCGTTATGCCAGTCAGGCGTCATTGCCAGGCATCAGTCAGTTACGTCCGATTGAAGACATCAGTGACCCTTTGTATACCAGGAAAGGTAATACGCAGCTGCGGCAGGCAGTAAATCATGCGCTGACAATCGGCTACCTCTCAAACAATATGTATCGTCGTACGTTCAGCAATGTGCAGCTCCGTTTGTCAACCATCAGACAACAGTTTACCGATGCCTATACTATTGACAGTACTGGCCGACAACTCATTATGCCGACCAATGCAAATGGTTATTATAATGGTAGTCTGCATGGCGAATACTCTTTTCCTGTGATTGCTAATGGATCGACGCTGACATTGGGTACAGAAGTGGCCTACAATCAGTATCCCAGTTACTTTAACGCTATATCAGATATGATCCGTCAATGGACAATCACACCTGATTTCGACTTTAGTTATTATCCGGTTAACGCCCTGGTTATAAATTTAAGAGGAAATGCTACCTGGAATAACAGGCACAGTGAGGTAAATAAGGCCGCCGGACAGCAATACTGGTTCTTCCAATATAGCCTTGACTTCCTGGTATCCCTGCCCTGGAAAATGAATGCAGAGGCAGGATTGGAGTGTTACACGACTACCGGACTGAATCAGTCTTTCAACAATACCGTTTCCTTACTCAATATGGCGCTGACCAAAGACATTGGCAAAACCTATGCGCTCCACATAGAGGCCAGGGATCTGCTGAATCAGAACAATAGCTATAGCAGGATTGCAAAGAACGGCTATATCGAGGACAGGCAGAATATCGTATTGGGCAGATATTATATGATCAGCCTGATCTGCAAGATCAAAAAATTCAAAAAATAG
- a CDS encoding NADPH-dependent FMN reductase: protein MAFKILGISGSLRSASSNTSLLRACAAIAPADMVFSIYDGLDKLPYFSPELDTEQSTAPLTVADLRQQVQAADAVVFSTPEYAFGIPGVLKNALDWLVSSGEFTHKPTVVISASPLATGGEKAHASLVQTLTVMTADIREEYKLIIPVIRTKINPEGILTDAVLEKTLRTLISDLAAAKSASEDQH, encoded by the coding sequence ATGGCATTCAAGATTCTTGGTATCTCCGGTAGCCTCCGGAGCGCTTCTTCAAATACTTCATTATTAAGAGCCTGCGCAGCAATTGCGCCTGCAGACATGGTATTTTCTATTTATGATGGCCTGGATAAACTGCCTTATTTCAGTCCGGAACTGGATACGGAACAATCCACAGCACCTTTAACCGTAGCCGATCTCAGGCAGCAGGTACAGGCTGCGGATGCTGTTGTATTCAGTACACCCGAATATGCTTTTGGCATACCGGGCGTACTGAAAAACGCACTGGACTGGCTGGTATCTTCAGGCGAGTTTACGCATAAGCCGACCGTGGTGATCAGCGCATCTCCGCTTGCTACGGGTGGCGAAAAAGCGCATGCTTCACTGGTACAGACTTTAACTGTGATGACTGCTGATATCCGCGAGGAATACAAGCTGATCATACCTGTAATACGTACCAAAATAAATCCTGAAGGAATATTGACCGATGCTGTGCTGGAAAAGACTTTACGGACGCTGATAAGTGACCTCGCAGCGGCTAAAAGCGCCAGCGAAGACCAACATTAG
- a CDS encoding LytR/AlgR family response regulator transcription factor, with protein MMNCVIIDDEPLAREGLSSYVREVDFLQLVATCTNPVELIRLLDEHPVDLIFLDIQMPKMNGIDFLKIVQKPPMVIITTAFPSYALEGFQLNVMDYLLKPITFDRFFKAANKAKDYYQLLHKPVGEAAKTAKTEDYFFIKCGSKYEKIFFDDILYVQGMQNYVTIHTRKGKYMTLLYLKNLEENLDRKAFIRVHKSYIVAVSKIEGIEGNEIFIQSDKIPISRNYHDMVIEQVVKNKLWDKIRFS; from the coding sequence ATGATGAACTGTGTAATTATAGACGACGAACCGCTGGCCAGGGAAGGACTTTCCAGTTATGTCCGGGAGGTCGATTTCCTGCAACTTGTCGCTACCTGTACCAACCCTGTTGAGCTGATCAGGTTACTGGATGAACATCCGGTAGATCTTATTTTTCTGGATATCCAGATGCCGAAAATGAACGGGATCGACTTTCTGAAAATCGTTCAGAAACCACCGATGGTGATTATTACTACTGCATTTCCCAGTTATGCACTGGAAGGTTTTCAATTGAATGTGATGGATTACCTGCTGAAACCCATTACGTTTGATCGCTTTTTTAAAGCTGCGAATAAGGCGAAAGATTATTATCAGCTGTTACATAAACCAGTTGGTGAGGCGGCTAAAACAGCGAAAACGGAGGACTACTTTTTTATTAAATGCGGGAGCAAGTACGAAAAGATCTTCTTTGACGATATTCTTTATGTGCAGGGTATGCAGAACTATGTCACCATACATACCCGTAAGGGCAAATATATGACTTTACTGTATCTGAAGAATCTTGAAGAGAACCTTGACAGGAAGGCGTTTATAAGGGTACATAAATCCTATATTGTTGCGGTCAGCAAGATTGAGGGGATCGAAGGCAATGAGATCTTTATTCAGTCTGATAAAATTCCTATCAGCAGGAATTATCACGACATGGTGATTGAGCAGGTGGTGAAAAATAAGCTCTGGGATAAGATCAGGTTTTCCTGA
- a CDS encoding sensor histidine kinase has translation MNTFVNNPSRLNWLYRYKLYHIPFWAAYHFMWWTVAIGNPFKAADAIFLTPYVMKFLFYVVFQALAAYFNLYYLIPKYLEKGRFTLYISYLLLTIVTASLLIVPGYYLSAWLSGKTMQEAYGNNGDCFYQFLGNSIPSTLAAMTLAMSIKLGKNWLQTQRKQQMLEKEKLETELNFLKHQFNPHFLFNTINSIFFLIHKNPDMASASLAKFSELLRYQLYECNDKQILLAREISYMENSIELERLRQNDNMELNVKVEQEEAGQWGIAPFILMTFVENAFKHVSIHMDRPNWIRIELEQRGDTLTFLVSNSTSEVASRDVVQCGGIGLKNVQRRLDLIYAGQYQLDICQDTHRFDVQLQLRLSPLEMPQPLQKTA, from the coding sequence ATGAACACTTTTGTAAATAATCCTTCCAGGCTGAACTGGCTCTACCGGTACAAACTTTATCACATTCCTTTCTGGGCCGCCTATCACTTTATGTGGTGGACGGTGGCCATCGGGAATCCGTTTAAAGCTGCCGATGCAATATTTCTGACGCCTTATGTGATGAAATTCCTGTTTTACGTCGTTTTTCAGGCTTTGGCTGCATATTTCAATCTCTACTACCTGATCCCGAAATACCTTGAAAAAGGCCGCTTTACGCTCTATATAAGCTATCTTTTACTGACGATCGTCACAGCCTCATTGCTGATCGTTCCCGGATATTACCTGAGTGCATGGCTATCTGGAAAAACAATGCAGGAAGCTTATGGCAATAACGGCGATTGTTTTTACCAGTTTCTCGGCAATTCTATCCCGTCTACACTGGCTGCCATGACACTCGCGATGAGTATCAAACTGGGTAAAAACTGGTTACAAACGCAACGAAAGCAGCAAATGCTGGAAAAGGAGAAACTGGAAACGGAGCTGAATTTCCTGAAACACCAGTTCAATCCTCATTTTCTGTTTAATACCATCAATTCGATTTTCTTCCTGATACATAAGAATCCGGATATGGCTTCAGCATCCCTGGCGAAATTCTCAGAACTGTTACGGTATCAGTTGTACGAGTGTAATGATAAACAGATCCTGCTGGCGAGGGAAATTTCCTATATGGAAAACTCCATAGAACTGGAGCGCCTGCGGCAGAATGACAATATGGAGCTGAATGTGAAGGTTGAACAGGAAGAAGCCGGACAATGGGGTATTGCGCCATTTATTCTGATGACCTTTGTGGAGAATGCCTTTAAACATGTATCCATACATATGGACAGACCGAACTGGATCCGGATTGAGCTGGAACAACGCGGAGATACGCTGACATTCCTGGTATCTAACAGTACTTCTGAGGTCGCATCCAGGGATGTTGTGCAGTGCGGGGGTATCGGACTTAAAAATGTACAGCGCCGACTGGACCTTATTTATGCCGGACAATACCAGCTGGATATCTGCCAGGATACGCACCGTTTTGACGTCCAGCTTCAACTGCGGCTTTCTCCGCTTGAAATGCCTCAACCTTTACAGAAAACAGCCTGA
- a CDS encoding outer membrane beta-barrel family protein has protein sequence MKRLCLYLLSCCLGPSAIAQISGSFVNTGGQPIPFANVLLLNGTDTTLVKAALTDEKGLYSIASPPAGKYLLRFTGMGFQIWHSPLFDISATRKSQSFGQITIHELSHQLGEVVIQAEKPLFQPQLEGMVVNVQSSLLTKGSSALSILERSPGVMIDYRNNSIALNGKNGVMVMLNGKLIRIPMEQLVHLLNGMSADDIEKIELLTSPSSKYDAEGSAGLINIVLKKDKQQGTNGTLSLTGGYGYGEKATAGIHLSHNTGKLSSYGSYTYSRNRTYSDIYILSYQDMPVFGGRMEVLGYDTTRHLQHNHDASLGIDLKANAKTSLGASVSYNGSRAAVTDYNYGRYLLYPDSVLTYNGQINRETQWRNLVSSVYVERTMKHDARLNFTADYLYFKNDNPSQVQSSFITSHGKQVDSNDSLFAPSQRGMANTVIQVGVLKADYSRQLNRKLKLEAGLKGTYTVSNSTSRIESLIDGKWIGRTETINDMRMRESIGAAYISANLQLAPSLSLTAGTRYEYTRTKMTNERTGERTVDRTLSALFPNLAFSKKLNDHTELQLSYTKRISRPSYNDLAAFVGYSDPTAVYTGNQFLQPSITHNIKLGYNYKSYSFSLLFSRDDNPIARYQLTQSPAANLLYVSPQNLAYQHNITLQATLPWKVNDWWDMSYNLIGGYRQFRADYPLVPVIKSYFGYSGNFTESFRLPQNFGLELTGWYNGNSYNGTIKVGPMGTLSAGIKKELKNNGGTLQLSVADLLKTMTINVYYGTLTDEAFYIKNHVKINTESSRSPVFKLSYSRSFGMGSVRQTRQQEGAKDERDRIRKD, from the coding sequence ATGAAAAGACTTTGCTTGTATCTTTTAAGCTGCTGCCTGGGCCCATCTGCCATCGCACAGATCTCTGGCAGCTTTGTAAATACCGGTGGACAGCCCATTCCATTTGCCAACGTACTACTGCTCAACGGAACCGACACAACCCTTGTAAAAGCCGCACTGACGGACGAAAAAGGTCTGTACAGCATCGCCTCCCCTCCTGCAGGAAAATACCTGCTTCGCTTTACCGGTATGGGTTTTCAAATATGGCACTCTCCCCTGTTTGATATCTCGGCTACCAGGAAAAGCCAGTCATTCGGACAAATCACCATCCATGAATTATCGCACCAACTGGGCGAGGTGGTCATACAGGCAGAAAAACCGCTTTTTCAGCCGCAACTGGAAGGGATGGTCGTCAATGTACAAAGCAGTCTGCTGACAAAAGGCAGTTCCGCCTTATCTATCCTGGAAAGATCCCCCGGTGTCATGATTGACTATCGCAATAATAGTATCGCACTCAATGGTAAAAATGGTGTCATGGTCATGCTCAACGGAAAATTGATCCGTATTCCCATGGAACAACTCGTGCATCTCCTGAATGGCATGAGTGCCGATGATATCGAGAAAATTGAACTCCTGACATCCCCTTCCTCCAAATACGACGCAGAAGGGAGCGCAGGTCTTATCAATATCGTACTGAAAAAAGACAAACAACAGGGTACCAATGGCACGCTGTCCCTGACGGGTGGATATGGCTACGGAGAAAAGGCAACTGCAGGCATTCATTTGTCACATAACACAGGAAAGCTCAGCTCTTATGGTTCCTATACCTATTCGCGGAACCGGACCTACAGCGATATCTACATTCTCAGTTACCAGGATATGCCCGTCTTCGGTGGCAGAATGGAAGTACTCGGCTACGATACTACGCGCCATCTGCAACACAACCATGATGCAAGCCTGGGCATAGACCTGAAAGCGAATGCAAAAACAAGCCTCGGCGCCAGCGTATCTTATAATGGCAGCAGGGCAGCTGTAACGGACTATAATTACGGCCGCTATCTGTTATATCCCGATTCCGTACTGACTTATAATGGGCAGATCAACAGGGAAACACAATGGCGTAACCTGGTATCCTCCGTGTATGTTGAACGCACAATGAAGCATGACGCCCGGCTGAATTTCACCGCCGATTATCTTTATTTTAAGAATGATAATCCCTCGCAGGTACAAAGCAGTTTCATTACCAGTCATGGTAAACAGGTCGATAGCAATGATAGCCTGTTTGCACCCAGTCAGCGGGGAATGGCGAATACCGTTATCCAGGTAGGCGTCCTGAAAGCAGATTACAGCAGACAATTAAACAGGAAGCTCAAACTGGAAGCAGGTCTGAAAGGAACCTATACTGTCAGTAACAGTACCTCCCGTATTGAAAGTCTGATAGATGGAAAATGGATCGGCAGGACAGAAACCATCAACGATATGCGGATGCGGGAAAGTATCGGGGCGGCCTATATTTCTGCGAATCTGCAGCTGGCTCCATCACTCAGCCTTACCGCAGGCACCCGCTATGAGTATACAAGAACGAAAATGACCAATGAACGCACAGGAGAAAGGACGGTTGATCGTACATTATCTGCCCTGTTCCCAAATCTTGCCTTTTCAAAGAAACTGAATGATCATACAGAACTGCAACTATCGTATACTAAAAGGATCAGCAGACCTTCTTATAATGACCTCGCCGCTTTTGTGGGGTATAGCGATCCTACAGCGGTGTATACCGGTAACCAGTTCCTGCAGCCTTCCATTACCCACAACATCAAATTGGGTTACAACTATAAATCCTATAGTTTCTCCCTGTTATTCAGCCGTGATGATAACCCAATAGCTCGTTATCAGCTTACTCAAAGTCCTGCGGCCAATCTGTTATATGTTTCTCCGCAAAATCTGGCTTATCAGCATAACATCACCCTACAGGCCACCCTGCCGTGGAAGGTAAACGACTGGTGGGATATGAGCTACAATCTTATAGGAGGATACCGCCAGTTCAGGGCAGATTACCCCTTGGTACCCGTTATAAAAAGCTACTTTGGATACTCCGGTAATTTTACCGAATCATTCAGATTACCCCAAAACTTCGGCCTGGAACTTACAGGCTGGTATAACGGGAATTCCTATAACGGTACAATTAAGGTAGGCCCTATGGGCACACTCAGCGCAGGTATCAAAAAGGAACTGAAGAACAATGGCGGAACCCTGCAATTATCAGTGGCAGATCTGCTGAAAACCATGACGATCAATGTGTATTATGGCACCTTGACGGACGAGGCTTTTTACATTAAAAATCATGTGAAGATCAATACAGAATCCAGCAGGTCGCCTGTTTTCAAATTGTCTTATTCCCGGTCATTCGGTATGGGGTCCGTTCGACAAACCAGACAGCAGGAAGGAGCAAAAGATGAAAGAGACAGGATCAGGAAGGATTAA
- a CDS encoding outer membrane beta-barrel protein, giving the protein MKKSAALFCALCAIVSTQTIKAQDVKSTSKFYVKVTGSYYFSVFPGQFPKVGSYEPHDEHLVYNPQTGASTTVSEKVLTGSYGAGGRGGLSFGWNLNQYIAVEASFNYYRSKKNLMTREETTLINTSQTVGKVESHGFVDAIDFAPGVVISPGFKKVNPYVRFGMVVPLWGNLKIETDASRSGTATVGGQTVLTQLTVHRNEKVKPNITLGFQGAVGVAFPIAKKLDIIVEAEYRNIPVRSKEKEVTSYDETVALRNPATGAVISTQHRGLDDLSTAERHTKYVTTLDQSSNTPVGQQGAEVNYKDDNKPANDLKSYINIGGLGANVGLRWRF; this is encoded by the coding sequence ATGAAAAAAAGTGCAGCCCTATTCTGCGCCCTCTGCGCAATTGTGTCCACCCAAACAATCAAGGCACAGGATGTTAAATCTACGTCTAAGTTTTACGTTAAAGTCACCGGTAGCTATTACTTCAGCGTATTCCCGGGTCAGTTCCCCAAGGTTGGCAGCTACGAGCCACATGATGAACACCTGGTATACAATCCTCAGACCGGTGCCTCAACAACTGTTTCAGAAAAAGTATTGACGGGATCGTATGGCGCTGGTGGGAGGGGAGGACTCTCCTTCGGCTGGAACCTGAATCAATACATCGCTGTGGAAGCCTCGTTTAACTATTACCGTAGTAAGAAAAACCTGATGACACGCGAAGAAACCACGTTGATCAACACCAGCCAGACTGTCGGTAAAGTTGAATCGCACGGATTTGTTGACGCGATTGATTTTGCGCCCGGTGTGGTGATCAGTCCGGGATTCAAAAAAGTCAATCCTTATGTTCGCTTTGGTATGGTCGTACCACTGTGGGGTAATCTGAAGATTGAAACAGATGCCAGCCGCAGCGGAACTGCTACAGTTGGTGGACAGACAGTATTGACACAGCTGACCGTTCACCGTAATGAAAAAGTAAAACCAAACATTACATTGGGTTTCCAGGGTGCTGTGGGTGTTGCTTTTCCAATTGCGAAAAAACTGGATATTATCGTAGAAGCTGAATACCGCAATATTCCGGTACGTAGCAAGGAAAAAGAAGTAACCAGCTATGATGAAACGGTCGCACTGAGAAATCCGGCAACCGGTGCTGTTATCAGTACGCAGCATCGTGGTTTAGATGATCTGTCTACAGCTGAACGTCATACGAAATACGTGACCACGCTTGATCAGAGCTCCAATACACCCGTAGGTCAGCAAGGCGCTGAAGTCAATTACAAGGATGACAACAAGCCTGCGAATGACCTGAAATCTTATATCAATATTGGCGGTCTGGGTGCTAATGTTGGTCTTCGCTGGCGCTTTTAG